In Candidatus Margulisiibacteriota bacterium, a single genomic region encodes these proteins:
- the trmD gene encoding tRNA (guanosine(37)-N1)-methyltransferase TrmD has translation MIKTIAVLTLFPEVVKAYFSESILGRAQKENKIVLNVFNIRDKANNKHNKVDDIPFGGSTGMVIRVEPVVAMLEEIKRETSYVIMTSPKGSKLDQNKLQELLTKENLVIISGHYEGIDSRVEGYIDEEISIGDFVLTGGELPAMVIVDALVRLIPGVLGNDLSATEDSFSSGLLDWDVFTRPREFDEKHVPAVLLSGDHKKIEQWKKKSAIINSLVSRPKVLAQYKFNNEEIKILKDFLKEDEIA, from the coding sequence ATGATAAAAACAATAGCAGTTTTGACACTATTTCCTGAAGTTGTTAAAGCTTATTTTTCAGAAAGTATCTTAGGCAGAGCACAAAAAGAAAATAAAATAGTTCTGAACGTTTTTAATATAAGAGATAAAGCAAACAATAAACATAATAAAGTGGACGATATTCCGTTTGGGGGATCAACAGGCATGGTCATAAGGGTTGAGCCTGTGGTGGCAATGTTAGAGGAAATAAAGAGAGAAACAAGCTACGTGATAATGACTTCACCAAAAGGTAGCAAGTTGGACCAAAATAAATTGCAAGAATTATTAACCAAAGAAAACTTGGTAATTATTTCAGGTCATTATGAAGGTATAGATAGTAGGGTAGAGGGTTACATAGATGAAGAAATTTCTATAGGAGATTTTGTTTTAACAGGTGGCGAACTGCCAGCAATGGTGATTGTAGATGCCCTAGTTAGGCTTATTCCGGGAGTTTTAGGGAATGACCTTTCTGCAACGGAAGATTCTTTTTCTAGTGGTCTGTTGGATTGGGATGTCTTTACTAGACCTAGAGAATTTGACGAAAAACATGTTCCTGCGGTACTATTGTCCGGCGACCATAAAAAAATAGAGCAATGGAAGAAAAAAAGTGCTATAATAAACAGCCTTGTGAGCAGACCAAAGGTTTTAGCACAATATAAATTTAATAATGAAGAAATAAAAATCTTAAAAGATTTTTTAAAGGAGGATGAAATAGCGTGA
- the lepB gene encoding signal peptidase I, producing the protein MAHIKKAIASILNFIGTVIIAVLIAFFIKEFFLEFQLIPSGSMIPYFEVGDRLVVSRMSFGIQNPLYNAKKKKSIMLLMRNPLYKANLPFSDNLYFYKRDYQLNRYDIVVFFPPEEPIWGSEYSFAGDKRRTSYFEAPQLIGEKYVKRILGLPEEVLEIKNGYIYINGKKLEEPFPVNRDYFDFGPIIVPASSYFMIGDNRPRSSDSRYWGPVPEENLLGRVLVVFWPFNRVKSIERYGTKFN; encoded by the coding sequence ATGGCTCACATCAAAAAGGCCATAGCTAGTATATTAAATTTTATAGGGACAGTTATTATAGCTGTCCTTATTGCTTTTTTTATTAAGGAATTTTTTCTTGAATTTCAACTGATTCCTTCTGGGTCTATGATTCCATATTTTGAGGTTGGAGATAGACTAGTTGTGAGTAGAATGTCTTTTGGTATACAGAACCCACTGTATAATGCGAAGAAAAAGAAAAGCATCATGCTTTTAATGAGAAACCCACTATATAAAGCCAATTTACCATTTTCTGATAATCTTTATTTTTATAAAAGAGATTATCAACTCAACAGATACGATATTGTTGTTTTTTTCCCACCAGAAGAGCCTATTTGGGGTAGTGAGTATTCCTTTGCAGGTGACAAAAGGAGAACTTCTTATTTTGAAGCACCTCAGCTTATAGGGGAGAAGTATGTTAAAAGAATACTCGGTTTACCAGAAGAGGTTTTAGAGATTAAAAACGGTTACATTTACATCAATGGTAAGAAACTAGAAGAACCGTTCCCAGTGAACAGAGATTATTTTGATTTTGGTCCGATAATAGTTCCAGCAAGCAGTTATTTTATGATTGGTGACAATCGTCCTAGAAGCAGTGATAGTAGGTATTGGGGTCCAGTACCTGAAGAAAATTTGTTAGGTAGAGTTTTGGTAGTATTTTGGCCGTTCAATAGGGTTAAGAGTATAGAGCGTTATGGAACAAAATTTAACTGA
- the rplS gene encoding 50S ribosomal protein L19, which translates to MSNIIQELEKEQMKENVVDFNIGDTIKVFYKITEGKKERVQPFEGVVTRIHGGGVTKGFTVRKVVGGVGVEKTYMLHSPKITEITVLRQGKVRKARLFYLRDRIGSRASKIKAKDPRFN; encoded by the coding sequence GTGAGTAATATAATACAGGAATTAGAAAAAGAACAAATGAAAGAAAACGTTGTCGATTTTAATATAGGAGATACGATAAAAGTATTCTATAAAATTACCGAAGGAAAGAAAGAAAGAGTTCAGCCATTTGAAGGCGTTGTAACAAGAATACATGGTGGAGGCGTTACAAAGGGCTTTACTGTTAGAAAAGTTGTCGGTGGGGTAGGCGTTGAAAAAACATATATGCTACATTCACCAAAAATTACTGAAATTACAGTTTTGAGACAGGGTAAAGTAAGAAAAGCTAGATTGTTTTATTTAAGAGATAGAATAGGTAGCAGGGCTAGTAAAATTAAGGCTAAAGACCCAAGATTCAATTAA